The Myroides fluvii region TATTCCACTAATCTCAGATTCACCACTAGCTAATAATGCGCCAATTAATAAAGCCATACTTCCTCTCAAATCTGTAGAGACCACATTATTAGCAATTGGCTTAGCATCAACACTTCCTGAAATTACAATTTCCCCATGTTTTGCAACAATAGAATTATTATACATTTTAGACAACTCTTCACAATATTTTATCCTTTCAGGGTACCTATAATCATAAACTCTACTCCTACCAGAAGCGTGTAATGCTAATAAAACAAAGAAAGGTTGCATATCAGAGATAATACCAGGATATGTCCCCGTAGCTAATTCAAATGGTTGAATTGACTCATTATCTATAACACTGCCATCTATATATACATTATTATCATTTCTATAAATACTAATCCCCATTTCTCTCAAATGTATTAAAGGAATTTCTAATGTACTAAAAGGTATATCTTTTACAAGAATACTTCCTCCACTAAGAATTCCGTACACAATCCAAGTTATTGCCTCAATTCTATCAGGCATCACCTTATAACACCCTCCTCTTAAATATTGTTTCCCTTCAATTTCAATATAACTTGATCCTATTACTTTTATATTTACTCCCATCATCTTTAAAAATGAGATTAAATCATTAACTTCAGGAGAAATATAGGCATTCTTAATTATAGTTTTTCCCTCAGCGATACTACCACAAATTAATGCAGTTTCAGTCCCTCCTATTGTACTTATTGGAAAATCAATTTCAGTTCCCTTCAATTTTCCATCTATAGTAACATGAATATAATTTTCTTTTTCGGTTACTATAGCACCAAAACTCTCCCATGCACTTATATGTAAATCGTACCCTCTATGACCAATCTTACACCCCCCAGGATAAGGAATCATAGCCTCTCCAGATTTTTTTAATAATCCAGGAACTAACAAATAAGTAGTTCTAAACAAATAATTATAACTATCTAACTCTCTATTTTCAAAATTAGTTGAATTAATTATTAACTCTTCTTCCTTCGATAATTTATCAATCTTACCTCCTAATTTTTGAATAAAATCAATTTTATAATTTGCATCAACTAATTCCGTTGGATAATTTTGTAACACAATCTCCTCATCACTTATTAATGCAGCAGCTAACAATTTCGTTGCTGAATTCTTAGCTCCACTAACCTGAACAACACCACTAGGTATTTGTCCACCCTTTATTTTTGCTTTTAAATTATAATTAGCATCCATATTTAAACTTTTTACAATCTACTATCAACCCCTGCTTTCAACAATCCTTTTACGTCATAGACAATAGCCGTGTCTTTCTTCAGCTTGTCGATGTCTAAAGCTAAGAGTTCTTTGTGTGCTACTCCTAATACCACTGCGTCATATTTGGCTTGTGGCAATGTTGTATGACTCACTACGCCATATTCGTGTTTTACCTCTGCTGGGTTTGCCCACGGATCATACGTTGTTACTTGTACGCCATAATCTTCTAAAGCCGCGATAACGTCTACAATTTTGGTGTTGCGCACGTCTGGGCAGTTTTCTTTGAAGGTAACTCCTAACATCAACACTTCAGCTTTGCTTACATCAATGCCCTTTTTAATCATGGTTTTGATTACTTGAGACGCTACATACTCGCCCATCGAATCGTTTAAACGACGACCTGCCAAGATAATTTCGGGGTGATACCCCTTTTCCATGGCTTTTTGCGCTAAATAGTACGGATCTACCCCAATACAATGCCCACCTACTAATCCGGGTTTGAAAGGCAAGAAGTTCCATTTCGTTCCTGCTGCTTCTAATACGGCATGCGTATCGATATCCAATAGGTTGAAAATTTTTGCTAACTCATTGACAAAGGCAATGTTGATATCGCGTTGTGAGTTTTCAATTACTTTAGCTGCTTCTGCTACTTTGATGGTTGGTGCTAAGTGGGTACCTGCGGTAATCACAGCTTTGTAGATATCATTAACCACCACGCCTATTTCGGGTGTACTACCTGCCGTTACTTTTAATATTTTTTCTACGGTGTGCTCTTTGTCTCCAGGGTTGATGCGCTCTGGTGAATATCCACCAAAAAAGTCAACGTTGAATTTTAATCCAGAAACACGTTCTAAAACAGGTACACATTCCTCTTCCGTTACGCCTGGGTATACGGTTGATTCATAGATGACGATATCTCCTTTTTTCAATACTTTCCCCACGGTTTCAGAAGCTTTATACAAAGGCGTCAAATCAGGGCGATTGTGCTTGTCAACCGGTGTTGGTACCGTTACTACAAATACATTACAATCGGTAATATCTCCTAAATCATACGAACAGTACAACCCTTTTGCTTCATTAGCTAAAACGGGATTTGTCGTTACAGTCACCGCTTGCAAAATTTCGTTTGCCACTTCTAGTGTACTGTCTTTTCCTTCTCTTAATTCAGCGATACGCCCTTGGTTGATATCAAAACCTACGGTTGGAAATTTAGTTGCGAATAAACGAGCCAATGGCAATCCTACGTATCCTAATCCGATAACTGCAATTTTATGTTGTGTACTCATAAATGTATAATGTAATTTTTAGTGTTGTATTGTGTACTTGTTTTATTTTTCTTTTTTATCTGTTTGACCTATAGCATCTCTTTGTGCTCCCAATACCATTTTACGGCTTCTTTTAGCCCTTCGCGGATTACATGGGTAGGTTCATAGCCTAGTAGGTTTTTTGCTTTATCTACAGCCGCTAGCGAATGAGCAACATCCCCTTGGCGGTTTGGTCCGTGTTGTACTTCAATAGTGGCAATTTCACTGTCGTATTCCGTTAAAAATTCTTTTAAATACCCCACCAATTGATTCAAATTGGTACGATCGCCAACTGCTGTATTGTAAACCGTATTGACAGCCTCTTTATTGGTAGTCAACATGGCGCGTTCATTCATCTGAATCACGTTGTCGATATAGGTAAAATCGCGAGAGTTCTCTCCCGTTCCGTTAATCGTTGGGCTTTCGTGTTGAATAAATTGTTTGGTAAACAACGGAATAACCGCAGCATAAGCACCTCTGGTATTTTGACGACGTCCGAATACGTTGAAATAACGCAATCCGATAATTTCAATACCATAGGTTTTGGCAAATACATCCGCGTATAATTCGTTTACGTATTTGGTTACGGCATAAGGAGATAGGGGTTTACCAATTACATCCTCTACTTTTGGCAGTGCTGGCGAATCTCCATAGGTAGATGAACTCGCTGCATAGACCATGCGCTTTACTCCACCGTCGCGTACGGCCACTAACATATTCAAAAATCCGTTGATGTTTACCTCATTGGAAGTAATCGGATCGTTAATTGAACGAGGTACAGAACCTAAAGCTGCTTGGTGTAGTACATAGTCAACACCTGATACCGCTTGTTGGCAGGTAGCCAAATCGCGAATATCTCCTTCTAGTAGTTCGTAGTTGGGGTTGCTTATAAATTCCTCAATATTGTGTCGATAACCTGTTGCAAAATTATCTAAACAACGCACAAAGTATCCTTGATTTAAAAAGTACTCTGTCAAGTTGGAACCAATAAATCCAGCTCCACCTGTAATTAATATTTTTTTCATAATCCTATTTTCCTCTACCAATGGTATAAACTTCAAATCCTATTTGTTCCAGTGCTTCCCGATCGAGGATGTTTCGTCCGTCGAATACAAAAGCGGGTTTTTGCATGTGTTCGTAAATGCGTTGCCAATCGTAGGTGATAAACTCGTCCCATTCGGTCAAAACCGCAATACCGTGTGCTCCGGCTAGGGCGTCATACGGATCTTGGTGTGCCGTTAGGTGTTGGCGGTTGGCTTCGGGCTGGCGCGTGGCTAAATAATCCAAATCAGACAGCATTTGCATGCCCGTTACCTTGGGGTCGTACACGTGAATTTGCGCTTCTTCTTCTATCAGATCATTGGCTACGTAAATAGCGGCGGATTCGCGTGTATCGTTGGTATCTTTTTTGAAGGCCCATCCTAAGAAGGCTATCTTTTTATCGTTGACGGTATTGAATAAGGTGAGGACAATATGCTCTGCAAAACGGCGCTTTTGGTAATCGTTCATGATAATGACCTGCTCCCAATAGTCGGCTACTTCTTGTAATCCGTAAGAAGAGGCGATATACACTAAATTGAGAATGTCTTTTTGAAAACACGAACCTCCAAATCCTACCGAGGCTTTGAGAAACTTATTGCCAATGCGACTATCGGTACCGATGGCACGAGCCACCTCACTGACGTCTGCTCCAGAAACTTCACAGAGCTCCGAAATGGCGTTGATGGAGGATACGCGTTGAGCTAAAAAGGCATTGGCTGTTAGTTTAGAGAGTTCGGATGACCAGACGTTGGTGCGCAAGATGCGCTCCTGGGGTACCCAAGCTCCGTAAATTGCTGCTAGCGCTTCGATGGCTTGTTTTCC contains the following coding sequences:
- a CDS encoding SDR family oxidoreductase, which gives rise to MKKILITGGAGFIGSNLTEYFLNQGYFVRCLDNFATGYRHNIEEFISNPNYELLEGDIRDLATCQQAVSGVDYVLHQAALGSVPRSINDPITSNEVNINGFLNMLVAVRDGGVKRMVYAASSSTYGDSPALPKVEDVIGKPLSPYAVTKYVNELYADVFAKTYGIEIIGLRYFNVFGRRQNTRGAYAAVIPLFTKQFIQHESPTINGTGENSRDFTYIDNVIQMNERAMLTTNKEAVNTVYNTAVGDRTNLNQLVGYLKEFLTEYDSEIATIEVQHGPNRQGDVAHSLAAVDKAKNLLGYEPTHVIREGLKEAVKWYWEHKEML
- a CDS encoding UDP-N-acetylglucosamine 1-carboxyvinyltransferase, giving the protein MDANYNLKAKIKGGQIPSGVVQVSGAKNSATKLLAAALISDEEIVLQNYPTELVDANYKIDFIQKLGGKIDKLSKEEELIINSTNFENRELDSYNYLFRTTYLLVPGLLKKSGEAMIPYPGGCKIGHRGYDLHISAWESFGAIVTEKENYIHVTIDGKLKGTEIDFPISTIGGTETALICGSIAEGKTIIKNAYISPEVNDLISFLKMMGVNIKVIGSSYIEIEGKQYLRGGCYKVMPDRIEAITWIVYGILSGGSILVKDIPFSTLEIPLIHLREMGISIYRNDNNVYIDGSVIDNESIQPFELATGTYPGIISDMQPFFVLLALHASGRSRVYDYRYPERIKYCEELSKMYNNSIVAKHGEIVISGSVDAKPIANNVVSTDLRGSMALLIGALLASGESEISGIDMALRGYNKLEEKLKGLGVVIELIN
- a CDS encoding nucleotide sugar dehydrogenase, whose translation is MSTQHKIAVIGLGYVGLPLARLFATKFPTVGFDINQGRIAELREGKDSTLEVANEILQAVTVTTNPVLANEAKGLYCSYDLGDITDCNVFVVTVPTPVDKHNRPDLTPLYKASETVGKVLKKGDIVIYESTVYPGVTEEECVPVLERVSGLKFNVDFFGGYSPERINPGDKEHTVEKILKVTAGSTPEIGVVVNDIYKAVITAGTHLAPTIKVAEAAKVIENSQRDINIAFVNELAKIFNLLDIDTHAVLEAAGTKWNFLPFKPGLVGGHCIGVDPYYLAQKAMEKGYHPEIILAGRRLNDSMGEYVASQVIKTMIKKGIDVSKAEVLMLGVTFKENCPDVRNTKIVDVIAALEDYGVQVTTYDPWANPAEVKHEYGVVSHTTLPQAKYDAVVLGVAHKELLALDIDKLKKDTAIVYDVKGLLKAGVDSRL
- a CDS encoding UDP-glucose 6-dehydrogenase, producing the protein MKSITKICCVGAGYVGGPTMAVIAHKNPHIQITVVDVNEARIQAWNHQDLDQLPIYEPGLDAVIAEARGRNLFFDTDVDKAIDEADMIFISVNTPTKTYGKGKGMAADLKYIELCARQIARVATTDKIVVEKSTLPVRTAQAIKRILDQTGNGVEFQILSNPEFLAEGTAIADLMHPDRVLIGGEETAAGKQAIEALAAIYGAWVPQERILRTNVWSSELSKLTANAFLAQRVSSINAISELCEVSGADVSEVARAIGTDSRIGNKFLKASVGFGGSCFQKDILNLVYIASSYGLQEVADYWEQVIIMNDYQKRRFAEHIVLTLFNTVNDKKIAFLGWAFKKDTNDTRESAAIYVANDLIEEEAQIHVYDPKVTGMQMLSDLDYLATRQPEANRQHLTAHQDPYDALAGAHGIAVLTEWDEFITYDWQRIYEHMQKPAFVFDGRNILDREALEQIGFEVYTIGRGK